In one window of Spartinivicinus marinus DNA:
- a CDS encoding DUF2784 family protein, with protein sequence MNRVYNWVLHAIHIAIIIFSMIGWLFVATRLYHLVLCSLIIFSWFGVGIVAKKPGMCLVTELQKRVWKSMGIEDRDGYIIYLVERVTGKTPSSKKVDIVTQIFFFSTFILSICLFVRQI encoded by the coding sequence ATGAATAGAGTTTATAATTGGGTTTTACATGCGATTCATATAGCCATTATTATTTTTTCAATGATTGGTTGGTTATTTGTAGCAACTAGGCTATATCATTTGGTGCTTTGTAGCTTAATTATTTTCTCATGGTTTGGAGTAGGTATTGTAGCGAAAAAGCCAGGAATGTGCTTAGTCACTGAGTTACAAAAGAGAGTCTGGAAATCAATGGGGATTGAAGATAGAGATGGATACATTATTTACTTAGTAGAAAGAGTAACGGGTAAAACACCAAGCTCAAAAAAAGTTGATATTGTTACACAAATTTTCTTTTTTAGTACTTTTATTCTATCTATATGTCTATTTGTGAGACAAATTTAA
- a CDS encoding DegT/DnrJ/EryC1/StrS family aminotransferase → MKKIVTKQHTTITRWPILDQSDEDAVLDVLRGGNITTAKIIQDLEGGYKNYIGRNYAVAHNNGTAGLMAAFYSLGLQPGDEILVPTATFWASVLPMIWLGLVPVFCESEPETLGIDPNDMLQKIGPRTKAVVVVHLWGLPCKMQEIKSVAEQHNLKIIEDASHAHGASWNGIACGALGDVSVISLQGDKLAPAGEGGMFLTDNYDLYEKAISLGDITRIIELETAQRRFAATSFGIKTRIAPLSAAIGLNQLKKLKENNQQRKRNHLYLSEKLEALGFDCFIPTNNIQRVYFEFIIRYRETEPDGLLEKLQSLGCRVSRPRYPLLHEQPFFTEGKYKEIGRYPEGCGEIERVINSNFSKTALENQRLIKLPNFCGKDNGILDQYAEAFEAAIK, encoded by the coding sequence ATGAAAAAAATTGTCACTAAACAGCATACAACTATTACTCGCTGGCCTATTCTTGATCAAAGTGATGAAGATGCGGTTTTAGACGTTTTACGTGGAGGGAATATTACTACGGCTAAGATTATACAAGACCTGGAAGGTGGTTATAAAAACTATATAGGTAGAAATTATGCAGTGGCACATAATAATGGTACTGCAGGTTTGATGGCTGCTTTTTATAGCCTTGGATTACAACCGGGAGATGAAATATTAGTACCTACGGCTACTTTTTGGGCTTCAGTATTGCCTATGATTTGGCTTGGTTTAGTTCCTGTTTTCTGTGAAAGTGAACCAGAAACACTAGGGATTGATCCAAATGATATGTTGCAAAAAATTGGGCCAAGAACAAAGGCTGTTGTTGTGGTGCATCTTTGGGGGCTGCCTTGTAAAATGCAAGAAATAAAATCAGTTGCAGAGCAACATAATCTTAAGATCATTGAAGATGCTTCTCATGCTCATGGTGCAAGTTGGAATGGAATTGCATGTGGTGCATTAGGAGATGTCTCAGTTATTAGTCTTCAGGGTGACAAGCTAGCACCAGCAGGAGAGGGCGGGATGTTTTTGACAGACAACTATGATCTGTATGAAAAAGCGATTAGCCTAGGAGATATTACTCGGATTATTGAATTGGAAACAGCACAGCGCCGGTTTGCAGCAACTAGCTTTGGAATTAAAACACGGATTGCACCATTATCAGCAGCAATCGGGCTTAATCAGTTAAAGAAATTAAAAGAGAACAATCAGCAACGTAAGCGTAATCACTTATATTTATCAGAAAAGCTAGAAGCGTTAGGATTTGACTGTTTTATTCCGACAAACAATATTCAACGAGTATACTTCGAATTTATCATTCGTTATCGAGAGACTGAGCCTGATGGTTTATTAGAAAAATTACAATCATTAGGGTGTCGGGTATCAAGGCCTCGATACCCATTACTTCATGAACAACCCTTTTTTACTGAAGGTAAATATAAAGAAATAGGTCGGTATCCTGAAGGGTGTGGTGAAATTGAAAGAGTTATCAATAGTAATTTTTCGAAAACAGCTCTAGAAAATCAGCGTTTGATCAAATTGCCAAATTTTTGTGGAAAGGATAATGGTATTTTAGATCAATATGCAGAAGCTTTTGAAGCGGCCATAAAATGA